One part of the Odontesthes bonariensis isolate fOdoBon6 chromosome 15, fOdoBon6.hap1, whole genome shotgun sequence genome encodes these proteins:
- the plin3 gene encoding mannose-6-phosphate receptor binding protein 1, which yields MADSGKTNETGAAAAEPANGEQQSVVSRVTNLALVSSACEVVSSAYTTTKDNVPLLKGVMDVAESGVRTLGAAATTGSKPILDMIEPQLSTVNEYALKGLDKIEEKLPILHQPADQVVSNTVGMVYQSVAGAKNAVVGAVMGGVEMTRAAVSGSINTVMATKMGQMVSSGMGLALSRSEDWVDQNLPLTERELAAIAEPASSEVVTTSASPSYFVRLGKLSAKVQERALEQSLVRARHARDATYVSMGQITSTLDLLESTRNRVGMASNQIGGASEQLLQRWAEWKQKQEGAGQTESEPDGTRDESEQLEWRTLSMVRGLSAQLGSACSSVVSSAQGLPGAVQDQLTSARQAAEELQSSLRNTSTITPLLLERSRQQLKQVQQSLDGVMEYLLHNTPLNWLVGPFVAQKAEGAVEDGAMKQARPNN from the exons ATGGCAGATAGCGGGAAGACCAATgagactggagctgcagcagcagagccAGCTAATGGAGAACAGCAG AGTGTTGTTTCGAGAGTGACCAACTTGGCCCTTGTCAGTTCAGCGTGCGAGGTTGTTTCCAGCGCCTACACCACCACCAAAGACAACGTTCCCCTGCTGAAGGGAGTCATGGATGTAGCTGAGAGTGGGGTCCGAACCCTGGGAGCCGCTGCCACCACGGGGTCCAAACCTATTTTGGACATGATCGAACCACAGC TTTCCACAGTGAATGAATATGCTTTGAAAGGGCTGGATAAGATCGAAGAGAAACTGCCTATTCTTCACCAACCCGCAGACCAg GTTGTGTCAAACACAGTTGGTATGGTATACCAGTCTGTGGCAGGAGCcaaaaatgctgtggtgggggCAGTGATGGGTGGTGTTGAGATGACCAGGGCAGCCGTCAGCGGAAGTATCAACACTGTGATGGCCACCAAGATGGGCCAGATGGTCAGCAGTGGGATGGGCCTGGCCCTTAGCCGATCTGAGGACTGGGTCGACCAGAACCTGCCACTCACTGAGAGGGAGCTGG ctgctatAGCTGAACCTGCCAGCTCCGAGGTGGTTACCACTTCAGCCAGCCCCAGCTACTTTGTCCGTTTGGGGAAACTCTCTGCCAAGGTCCAGGAGCGAGCTCTCGAGCAGTCTCTGGTCCGTGCACGGCACGCCAGGGATGCCACCTATGTTTCAATGGGTCAGATTACCAGCACTCTGGACCTGCTAGAGAGCACCCGTAACAGGGTGGGTATGGCAAGTAACCAGATAGGAGGAGCCtcagagcagctgctgcagcgCTGGGCAGAGTGGAAGCAGAAGCAGGAGGGAGCTGGACAGACCGAGTCAGAACCAGATGGGACCAGAGACGAATCTGAG CAGCTGGAATGGCGGACCCTCTCTATGGTGCGTGGTCTGAGTGCCCAGCTGGGGTCGGCATGCTCCAGTGTGGTTTCCAGTGCTCAGGGTCTGCCAGGCGCAGTCCAGGACCAGCTGACCAGTGCACGGCAGGCCGCAGAGGAGCTGCAGTCCTCTCTGAGGAACACGAGCACAATCACTCCCCTCCTCCTGGAGCGAAGCCGTCAACAACTAAAACAA GTTCAGCAGTCTCTGGATGGTGTCATGGAATATCTTTTACACAACACACCGCTCAACTGGCTGGTTGGACCTTTTGTTGCTCAGAAGGCTGAAGGGGCAGTGGAAGACGGGGCAATGAAGCAGGCTAGGCCAAACAACTAG